One Bufo gargarizans isolate SCDJY-AF-19 chromosome 4, ASM1485885v1, whole genome shotgun sequence DNA window includes the following coding sequences:
- the KLHDC3 gene encoding kelch domain-containing protein 3, protein MAFAYRGELYVFGGYNARLNRHFQDLWRYTPETGRWQRVEVQGKGPCARRRQCCCIVGDKILLFGGTSPSQDQYLLDEFYLMDHSDLYILDFSPSLKTLCKLAVLQHSLDQTCLPHDLRWELSAMTTNSNISRPLLSSHG, encoded by the exons ATGGCGT TTGCGTATCGGGGGGAGCTGTATGTGTTCGGTGGTTACAACGCGCGGCTGAACCGTCACTTTCAGGACCTGTGGAGGTACACGCCAG AGACCGGCCGTTGGCAGCGCGTGGAGGTCCAAGGAAAAGGCCCCTGTGCCCGCCGGCGGCAGTGCTGCTGCATCGTGGGGGACAAAATCTTGCTCTTTGGAGGCACCAG CCCATCTCAGGACCAGTATCTCCTGGACGAGTTCTACTTGATGGATCACTCGGATCTCTACATCCTGGACTTCA GTCCCAGTTTGAAGACGCTGTGTAAGCTGGCGGTATTACAGCATAGTCTGGACCAGACCTGCCTGCCCCATGACCTGAG GTGGGAACTATCCGCCATGACCACAAACAGCAACATCAGCCGCCCCCTGCTCTCCTCCCACGGATAA